One genomic region from Leptospiraceae bacterium encodes:
- a CDS encoding RS21-C6 protein produces MNQEQKDLLNTISEKSTLSEVQKYMKESCALNGWDKSSYQETFLLWMEEVGELAKAIRYKEKIYVEEGKDQSFDLESEFADVLSYLLQLSNTFGIDLQKAFIEKEKINLKRSWKDNPD; encoded by the coding sequence ATGAACCAGGAACAAAAAGATTTACTAAATACTATTTCAGAAAAATCAACTCTCAGCGAAGTTCAGAAATACATGAAAGAAAGCTGTGCACTTAATGGCTGGGACAAAAGCTCCTATCAAGAAACTTTTTTACTGTGGATGGAAGAAGTTGGAGAACTGGCAAAAGCTATACGTTACAAAGAAAAAATCTATGTAGAAGAAGGAAAAGATCAAAGCTTTGATTTAGAATCAGAATTTGCTGATGTATTATCCTATCTTCTACAACTCTCCAATACCTTTGGGATCGATCTCCAAAAAGCTTTTATCGAAAAAGAAAAAATAAATCTCAAACGTTCCTGGAAAGATAATCCGGATTAA
- the pdhA gene encoding pyruvate dehydrogenase (acetyl-transferring) E1 component subunit alpha, whose translation MLLIRRFEEAAAKAYASGKIGGFCHLYIGQEAVAVGSIATLEEKDSVVSTYRDHGHALARGLSAKALMAELFGKKTGISKGYGGSMHFFDKEKNFLGGHGIVGGHISLAAGVAFADKYQGNQAVTLCFFGDGAANIGSFHEGLNLAAIWKLPVVFICENNHYAMGTHEYRAISVKDVSIRATAYNIARDHIEADEVRKIRNHVKVAVDRARRGEGPTLIEISTYRFRGHSMSDPAKYRTKEEVDEYKRRDPLVRAENELLAYGLDKKDLEAIEERVNSIVDESVEFAQTSEEPPLSWLHQHVYVD comes from the coding sequence ATGCTTTTAATTCGCAGGTTTGAAGAAGCAGCGGCAAAAGCCTATGCATCCGGGAAAATTGGCGGTTTCTGTCATCTTTATATAGGGCAAGAAGCGGTAGCCGTGGGTTCTATAGCAACCCTGGAAGAGAAAGACTCCGTAGTTTCTACGTATAGGGATCACGGGCATGCTCTGGCCAGAGGACTTTCGGCTAAGGCCCTGATGGCAGAATTGTTTGGAAAAAAGACAGGGATCTCAAAAGGTTACGGAGGTTCTATGCATTTTTTTGATAAAGAAAAAAACTTTCTGGGTGGACATGGAATTGTAGGAGGTCATATTTCTCTTGCAGCCGGTGTCGCTTTTGCTGATAAATACCAGGGAAACCAGGCGGTAACCCTCTGTTTTTTTGGTGATGGAGCTGCCAATATTGGTTCGTTTCATGAAGGTTTAAATCTTGCTGCTATCTGGAAGTTACCGGTGGTTTTTATTTGCGAGAACAACCATTATGCGATGGGAACTCACGAATACCGTGCTATTTCGGTTAAAGATGTGTCTATTCGTGCAACAGCCTATAACATAGCCAGAGACCACATCGAAGCCGATGAAGTTCGTAAAATACGAAATCATGTGAAAGTTGCAGTCGATAGGGCAAGAAGAGGGGAAGGGCCTACATTAATTGAAATTTCAACTTACAGGTTCCGAGGTCATTCTATGTCAGACCCGGCAAAGTATCGAACCAAGGAAGAAGTGGATGAGTATAAACGCAGGGATCCTTTGGTTCGAGCCGAAAACGAGCTACTCGCTTATGGTCTGGATAAAAAAGATTTAGAGGCAATTGAAGAGAGAGTAAATTCAATTGTGGATGAATCTGTAGAGTTTGCACAAACCAGTGAGGAACCACCTCTTTCCTGGTTGCATCAACATGTTTATGTGGATTGA
- a CDS encoding pyruvate dehydrogenase complex E1 component subunit beta, which yields MGLKMMSYREALNRAMCEEMDKDPNIFIMGEEVAAYQGAYKVTQGMLDKYGDKRVIDTPISENGFAGIGVGAAMRGMRPIIEFMTWNFSLVAIDQVVNSAAKMLYMSGGQFPMPIVFRGAGGAGGRLAAQHSQALESYYTHIPGLKVVAPATPKDACGLLKTSILDNNPVVFIESEVLYGVQGEVPEEEFYIPIGKAEIKKEGTDLSIITWSRAYHTVTEAVSLLEKEGIYPEVLDLRTLRPLDEEAIYKTVKKTNRALIVEEGWPQAGVGSYVAYLIQKNAFDYLDAPVERVCQEDVPMPYAANLEKASLPSPEKIVQAALRLLN from the coding sequence ATGGGTTTAAAAATGATGTCATACAGGGAAGCCTTAAATCGTGCCATGTGCGAGGAAATGGATAAGGATCCGAATATATTCATAATGGGTGAAGAAGTTGCCGCCTACCAGGGAGCCTACAAGGTTACACAGGGAATGCTGGATAAATATGGTGATAAACGAGTAATTGATACACCTATATCTGAAAATGGATTTGCCGGTATCGGAGTCGGAGCCGCCATGAGAGGGATGAGACCGATTATTGAATTCATGACCTGGAACTTTTCTCTGGTTGCAATTGATCAGGTTGTAAATTCAGCAGCAAAAATGTTATATATGAGTGGTGGACAATTTCCCATGCCGATTGTGTTTCGAGGTGCAGGAGGTGCCGGCGGTCGCTTAGCAGCCCAGCATTCACAGGCATTAGAAAGTTATTATACTCATATTCCGGGTTTAAAAGTCGTAGCACCGGCTACACCTAAAGATGCCTGCGGTCTATTAAAAACTTCTATATTAGATAATAATCCTGTTGTATTTATAGAAAGTGAAGTTTTATACGGAGTCCAGGGAGAAGTTCCGGAAGAAGAGTTTTATATTCCCATAGGGAAAGCGGAGATAAAAAAAGAGGGAACGGATCTAAGTATTATAACCTGGTCAAGGGCCTATCATACAGTAACAGAAGCGGTTTCTCTATTAGAAAAAGAAGGAATATATCCGGAAGTTTTAGATTTAAGAACTTTGCGACCACTGGATGAGGAAGCCATTTATAAGACCGTGAAGAAAACCAATCGTGCGCTTATTGTAGAAGAAGGATGGCCGCAGGCAGGAGTCGGTTCTTATGTGGCTTATTTGATTCAAAAAAATGCTTTTGATTATCTGGATGCTCCTGTAGAAAGAGTTTGTCAGGAAGATGTGCCGATGCCTTATGCGGCGAATCTGGAAAAAGCAAGTTTACCGAGTCCTGAAAAGATAGTTCAGGCAGCTTTACGACTTTTAAATTAA
- a CDS encoding pyruvate dehydrogenase complex dihydrolipoamide acetyltransferase — protein sequence MAKIIEMTQLSPTMSEGTIVKWTKKIGDEVGPGEIIAEVETDKAVMEMESFERGKLLAIIAEENSKVRVGLPVAIVGKEGEDVAVLIETAKSRLHSPSTSETKKEETLPTPVKMEVSESKKVEKPVEVKEEPQVPKVIPAIAHKAPVFVDRKRTDGRLLASPLAKSMALQYGIDLRNVEGSGPEGRIVKKDIEAYMQGAKSSSLSSGRSSIRKDEEIPINSMREVIAKRLTHSKQELPHFYLNLEFDAEPLVKLRTELNSSLVSFAQKRNIENADKLSLNDFILKACAFSLREVPSVNASWRGNYILQHGRIDIGVAVALEGGLITPYIRNADRKTVYDIGTEVKKLSNLAREKKLKPDEYTDGTFTVSNLGMFGISHFTAVINEPEAAILAVGGVIEKPVVKNGSIIAGKTMTVTLSCDHRVVDGALGAKFLSVFRDYIESPLLLMR from the coding sequence ATGGCCAAAATTATTGAAATGACGCAATTATCTCCTACTATGAGTGAAGGGACTATTGTAAAATGGACAAAAAAGATCGGAGATGAAGTGGGTCCCGGTGAAATTATTGCTGAGGTGGAAACTGATAAAGCTGTAATGGAAATGGAATCTTTTGAAAGAGGGAAGCTACTCGCTATCATTGCAGAGGAAAATTCTAAAGTTCGTGTAGGACTTCCTGTAGCTATTGTCGGAAAAGAAGGAGAAGATGTAGCAGTTCTTATTGAGACTGCGAAATCCAGACTACATTCTCCTTCCACTTCTGAAACTAAAAAAGAAGAAACCCTACCGACACCTGTAAAAATGGAAGTTTCGGAATCCAAAAAAGTTGAAAAACCTGTGGAAGTAAAAGAGGAACCCCAGGTTCCCAAAGTTATTCCTGCGATTGCCCATAAAGCTCCGGTATTTGTAGATAGAAAGCGTACCGATGGAAGGCTTTTAGCTTCTCCCCTGGCTAAATCGATGGCTCTGCAATACGGTATTGACCTGAGAAATGTGGAGGGAAGTGGACCGGAAGGCAGAATCGTTAAGAAAGATATTGAAGCTTATATGCAGGGAGCTAAATCTTCTTCGCTATCCAGCGGAAGAAGTAGTATTCGAAAAGATGAAGAAATTCCGATAAATTCCATGAGAGAAGTAATTGCAAAAAGGTTAACTCATTCCAAACAGGAACTCCCACATTTTTATTTAAACCTGGAATTTGATGCAGAACCCCTGGTGAAACTACGAACAGAGCTAAATTCTTCTCTTGTATCATTTGCTCAGAAAAGGAATATTGAAAATGCAGATAAATTGAGTCTGAATGATTTCATTTTGAAAGCCTGTGCATTTTCTTTGCGAGAAGTTCCTTCTGTGAATGCTTCCTGGAGAGGAAATTATATTCTACAACATGGAAGAATTGATATAGGTGTGGCAGTGGCTTTGGAGGGAGGTTTAATTACTCCTTATATTCGAAATGCTGATAGAAAGACTGTCTATGATATAGGAACCGAGGTTAAGAAGCTCTCTAACCTGGCTCGTGAAAAGAAACTAAAACCGGATGAATATACCGATGGAACATTTACGGTATCTAATTTGGGAATGTTCGGCATTTCTCATTTTACGGCTGTAATCAATGAACCGGAAGCAGCGATTTTAGCGGTGGGAGGAGTTATTGAAAAACCGGTAGTGAAAAATGGAAGTATTATTGCCGGAAAGACAATGACGGTCACTCTATCCTGTGATCATCGTGTAGTGGATGGGGCTTTGGGTGCAAAGTTCCTTTCTGTATTTAGGGACTATATAGAAAGTCCGCTTTTATTAATGCGATAA
- a CDS encoding DUF416 family protein: MTEVIEKRLESLSYYQILAFYVLVIKRQIPNYYSFFQKENWGNPEILELGIRLLENIALERSVLEYDESLIDDISNITPDSEEFDSILATSAQDVCVMLIEALESVSSQDTERLTGLTSLAFNSIQMYIEEKHSLDYNQKNHDEFVNNHPLIKQQTVYFEKLVHDIEVEKNVHPELFQNVEAFHLPTDL; the protein is encoded by the coding sequence ATGACTGAAGTTATAGAAAAAAGATTAGAATCACTGTCTTACTACCAAATTTTGGCTTTTTACGTTTTAGTCATCAAAAGACAAATACCAAACTATTATTCTTTTTTTCAAAAAGAAAACTGGGGAAATCCTGAAATCTTAGAGCTGGGAATCCGACTTTTAGAAAACATTGCATTAGAAAGAAGTGTTTTGGAATATGATGAAAGTCTTATCGATGATATTTCAAATATAACGCCTGATTCTGAAGAGTTTGATTCTATCCTGGCGACCTCCGCACAGGATGTATGTGTCATGCTTATAGAAGCATTAGAGTCCGTAAGCTCACAGGATACAGAAAGATTAACTGGCCTTACTTCTCTTGCTTTCAATTCTATTCAGATGTATATCGAAGAAAAACATAGCCTTGATTATAATCAAAAGAATCACGATGAATTTGTGAATAACCATCCTCTAATCAAGCAACAAACAGTTTATTTTGAAAAATTAGTCCACGATATTGAGGTTGAGAAGAATGTTCATCCGGAATTGTTTCAAAATGTAGAAGCGTTTCACCTGCCAACGGATTTGTAA
- a CDS encoding Rpn family recombination-promoting nuclease/putative transposase translates to MKFADPKNDVAFRKIFGNEGKKVILISFLNSILSLKGDRKIIDLEFRNTFQLPRIVGLKSSIIDVNVKDQSGTTYIVEMQLSEVSGFDKRVQYYVSKEYASQIEKGDDYSKLTAVVFVGILEFEYFEGDNYLTEHLIINTKTRKNELKDINFNFIELPKFKKELEDCKSLTDKWIYFIKNAENLEVIPDNVEDEGLKEAYILSDRHNWTKEELNSYDYFLMREQDERGRVELAVQRAEKLAEEKAKKTNTLEIAKNFKLAGIDNKTISTATGLSIEEIENL, encoded by the coding sequence ATGAAATTCGCTGATCCTAAAAATGATGTTGCTTTTCGGAAAATTTTTGGAAATGAAGGCAAAAAAGTAATCCTTATCTCCTTCCTAAACTCAATTTTGAGCCTAAAAGGGGATAGAAAGATCATAGATCTCGAATTTCGCAATACATTTCAGCTTCCGAGAATTGTCGGACTGAAATCTTCTATCATTGATGTAAATGTCAAAGACCAATCCGGGACTACTTATATTGTTGAAATGCAACTTAGCGAAGTTTCCGGTTTTGATAAACGGGTGCAGTATTATGTATCTAAAGAATATGCCTCCCAGATAGAAAAAGGTGATGACTATTCCAAACTCACAGCGGTTGTTTTTGTTGGCATCTTAGAGTTTGAGTATTTTGAAGGAGATAATTATCTCACCGAGCATTTGATTATCAATACGAAAACCAGGAAGAATGAATTAAAAGATATTAACTTTAATTTTATAGAGTTGCCCAAGTTCAAAAAAGAATTAGAAGACTGTAAAAGCCTGACTGATAAATGGATTTACTTCATAAAGAATGCCGAGAACTTAGAAGTAATTCCGGATAATGTTGAAGATGAAGGTTTAAAAGAAGCTTATATTCTTTCAGACAGGCACAATTGGACGAAAGAAGAACTGAATAGCTATGACTATTTTCTGATGCGAGAACAGGATGAAAGAGGAAGGGTGGAGTTGGCTGTTCAGCGAGCAGAAAAACTTGCTGAAGAAAAAGCAAAAAAAACGAATACATTAGAAATAGCTAAAAATTTTAAATTAGCTGGTATAGATAATAAAACCATTTCTACTGCTACAGGGCTAAGTATAGAAGAAATCGAAAACTTATAG
- a CDS encoding PLP-dependent transferase, with translation MKMDTKFVHGAKSFESVTGSISTPIYQSATFKHPALYESTGYDYSRTLNPTREKLEETYALLESGTHGSAFSCGMAAITAIFELFQFGDHILVGDDIYGGTYRFFQDISSKRNLEFSYINTTSLKEIEKNIKPNTKAIFLETPTNPMMKVSDIQSIQKLVKPKNILLIVDNTFLSPYFQRPIELGADIVVSSGTKYLAGHNDTLSGLVASANSELGEKIQFIQNNTGAVLSPFDSWLTLRGIKTLGIRMRKQEENSIELANFLKEHPAIAKVYYIGLPEHPSYELSRRQASGFGAMLSFEVKDPNLVPNLLKRIMIISFAESLGGVESLLTYPIVQTHNALPEATLHKLGINDRLLRFSVGIEDVEDLKKDLEQALSDKVLSV, from the coding sequence ATGAAAATGGATACTAAATTTGTTCACGGGGCTAAAAGTTTTGAATCGGTAACCGGTTCCATCAGCACTCCCATTTATCAGAGTGCAACTTTTAAACACCCTGCCCTTTACGAATCAACCGGATACGATTATTCCAGGACTTTAAACCCAACCAGGGAAAAGTTAGAAGAAACGTATGCACTTTTAGAATCCGGAACTCATGGTTCTGCTTTTTCCTGTGGTATGGCCGCTATAACAGCTATATTTGAATTATTTCAATTCGGAGACCATATCCTTGTTGGTGATGATATCTACGGAGGAACTTATAGGTTTTTTCAAGATATTTCATCTAAAAGAAATTTAGAATTTTCCTATATTAACACTACAAGTTTAAAGGAAATTGAGAAAAACATCAAACCCAATACCAAAGCAATCTTTTTAGAAACTCCCACAAACCCTATGATGAAAGTTTCTGATATTCAATCCATTCAAAAACTTGTTAAACCCAAAAACATTCTTCTTATAGTTGATAATACCTTTCTAAGCCCGTATTTTCAAAGACCTATAGAACTAGGAGCAGATATCGTTGTTAGCAGTGGTACCAAATATTTAGCCGGTCATAACGATACGCTCAGCGGATTAGTTGCGAGTGCCAACTCTGAATTAGGAGAAAAAATTCAGTTTATTCAAAATAACACGGGTGCTGTACTCTCTCCTTTTGATAGCTGGCTTACGCTCAGAGGTATTAAAACTCTAGGAATCCGCATGAGAAAACAAGAAGAAAATTCAATTGAACTTGCAAACTTTTTAAAAGAGCATCCAGCTATAGCGAAAGTATACTACATTGGTTTACCGGAACACCCTTCCTATGAACTTTCCAGGAGACAGGCAAGTGGTTTTGGTGCAATGTTGTCTTTTGAGGTTAAAGATCCAAATTTAGTTCCGAATCTTCTAAAACGAATTATGATCATCAGTTTCGCGGAAAGTTTAGGAGGTGTTGAAAGTTTATTAACCTATCCTATAGTTCAAACTCATAATGCACTTCCGGAAGCAACATTACATAAACTCGGCATCAACGATAGACTACTCCGATTTTCAGTAGGAATTGAAGATGTAGAAGACTTAAAAAAAGATTTAGAGCAGGCTTTGTCGGATAAGGTTTTGAGTGTATGA
- the cysK gene encoding cysteine synthase A → MKADNILQTIGNTPHVRLNRLYNTKAEVYAKLEKANPGGSIKDRIALAMIEDAEKKGILKKDSIIIEPTSGNTGVGLAMVCAVKGYSLTLVMPESMSIERRRLMSAYGAKFELTPKEKGMKGAISRAEEMVAENPNAWMPQQFNNPANVQIHIQTTAEEILKDFPDGIDYLITGVGTGGHITGVSKVLKSKFPKLKVFAVEPEASPVLSGGNAGPHPIQGIGAGFIPQIMDTSLLDGIIQISKEEAFDFATRIAREEAIFVGLSSGASLAAVNKKLSDIPDGAKVLTFCYDTGERYLSVDGLFT, encoded by the coding sequence ATGAAAGCAGATAACATTTTACAGACTATCGGGAATACACCTCATGTAAGACTCAACCGGCTTTATAATACAAAAGCTGAAGTTTATGCTAAACTGGAAAAAGCAAATCCAGGTGGTAGTATCAAAGATAGAATAGCCCTCGCCATGATTGAAGATGCAGAAAAAAAAGGGATATTAAAGAAAGACAGCATCATTATTGAACCCACCTCAGGTAATACAGGTGTAGGTCTTGCTATGGTCTGTGCTGTAAAAGGCTATTCTCTCACACTGGTTATGCCGGAATCAATGAGTATAGAGAGAAGAAGATTAATGTCTGCATATGGAGCCAAATTTGAGCTAACTCCCAAGGAAAAGGGAATGAAAGGTGCTATCAGTCGTGCAGAAGAAATGGTAGCAGAAAATCCAAATGCCTGGATGCCGCAACAATTCAACAACCCGGCCAACGTTCAAATTCATATTCAAACAACTGCAGAAGAAATTCTAAAAGATTTCCCGGATGGAATTGATTATCTGATTACAGGAGTTGGAACCGGAGGACACATCACCGGTGTTTCCAAAGTCCTAAAAAGTAAATTTCCCAAATTGAAAGTTTTCGCTGTAGAACCGGAAGCCTCTCCTGTGTTAAGTGGTGGCAATGCAGGTCCTCATCCAATTCAGGGTATTGGAGCCGGATTTATCCCACAAATTATGGATACCTCTCTATTAGATGGAATCATACAGATATCCAAAGAAGAAGCCTTCGATTTTGCAACCCGCATAGCCAGAGAAGAAGCCATCTTTGTTGGACTTTCTTCCGGTGCTTCCCTGGCTGCTGTAAACAAGAAGTTAAGCGATATTCCTGATGGAGCCAAAGTACTTACGTTTTGCTATGACACAGGTGAGCGTTACCTCTCTGTTGATGGCCTTTTTACCTGA
- a CDS encoding Gfo/Idh/MocA family oxidoreductase, whose translation MIKVAILGLGRIASILEKDKLRYHPCTHAGTLFSQFGREKFEVLGIYDPSTSKQEQFLEDWNLKESQVKTTLGKIKKEKPELCVIASSSEAHFENAEWAIRNGIQNLLIEKPVCVSRKEIKKLKALQEKFKVRIWVNHERRYHPVYIYAKRLLEKGELGEVITIRASVLTGRQNPGQAYRKTKKNREYGPLLHDGTHAIDFIQWLLGKPKKVFSHIYLPHGENVFPEDQALAILQYPDNVHVFLEAGGYRSYFQFELDIQTRKGRIILSNDGHKIFRSAPSTLYTGMSSLKEEALPSIEEGYQNPWINLYREIYEVCKGKSKEISGPLSDNIEIFKIIESIYKRKNFNT comes from the coding sequence ATGATAAAAGTAGCTATTTTAGGTCTGGGACGAATCGCGAGTATTTTGGAAAAAGACAAATTACGCTATCATCCCTGCACCCATGCGGGAACTTTATTTAGTCAATTTGGAAGAGAAAAATTCGAAGTTCTGGGTATATACGATCCCTCTACAAGTAAACAGGAACAATTTCTTGAAGATTGGAACTTGAAGGAATCACAGGTAAAAACTACATTAGGAAAAATTAAAAAAGAGAAACCCGAACTCTGCGTTATTGCCAGCTCTTCAGAGGCTCATTTTGAAAATGCCGAATGGGCTATCAGAAATGGCATTCAAAATTTGCTCATTGAGAAACCGGTTTGTGTAAGTCGCAAAGAGATTAAAAAATTGAAAGCATTACAGGAAAAATTTAAAGTTAGAATCTGGGTTAATCATGAACGAAGATATCATCCTGTATATATTTACGCAAAGAGACTTTTGGAGAAAGGGGAACTGGGTGAAGTGATAACGATTCGTGCCTCCGTTTTAACCGGCAGACAAAATCCGGGTCAGGCATACAGGAAAACAAAGAAAAACCGAGAATACGGACCTCTACTGCATGATGGAACCCATGCTATTGACTTTATTCAATGGCTTTTGGGGAAACCGAAAAAGGTATTTTCTCATATTTATTTACCTCATGGAGAGAATGTTTTTCCGGAAGATCAGGCCCTGGCTATTTTACAATATCCGGATAATGTACATGTTTTTTTGGAAGCAGGAGGATACCGTTCCTATTTTCAGTTTGAATTAGATATTCAGACTCGAAAGGGAAGGATTATTCTGAGTAATGATGGTCACAAAATTTTTCGTTCTGCACCTTCTACCTTATATACCGGAATGAGTAGTTTGAAAGAGGAGGCTTTACCCTCGATAGAAGAAGGGTATCAAAATCCCTGGATAAACCTGTACAGAGAAATCTACGAAGTTTGTAAAGGAAAGTCTAAGGAGATAAGTGGTCCTCTTTCTGATAACATAGAAATTTTTAAAATAATTGAATCGATTTATAAAAGAAAAAATTTTAACACTTGA